The genomic DNA CCACCAGAACCGCCACCGACGCCTCCGGCTCCATCACTTCCACTTGTAGAATGGGATGATGCAGTACTCATAACTGTTGAGAATGCTCTTCCTCCATGATAGTGGTTGTAACGGTAAAGGTCATTATATTGATAGTTTTCTGGTGATAGCTCTTTCATTGCTTTTTCAACAGCTTTAGCATCACCTAATGCTGTTGCATAAATTAAATATTTATTCCAGATTACTACAGATTGTGGTGGGTGTTCTTTAATTAAAGAAAAGTCTTTAAGAAACTTAGAGAAATTCTCCCATTTTTTAGATTCTTCTCTTCCGTATTTTGTCCATTTTCCACCATAACGGTTATTTAATGTTAAAAGAATTACACCTATTGCTACTGTTCCTAATGCTATCATTCTTGCCATTACGGTCATAGGAACTTGCGGACTAGAAAACATTGCAATGATTATAACTATTATGGATGCTACTATAAGAATTAGTGCATACATAGTTATTTGGTCATGACCTTCATTATCAAAGTATTTTTCAAGTTCTGGTTTAACATATTCTTTTTCATAGCTTTTGACAGTATCTTTATATATTTCTTCAAAGATATCTGCTTCAGTTCTATTTTTAAGTTTTTTTGTCATTTCTTTTAGGCTAACTTCTCCTTCTTCTGCATATCTCTCTAAAATTGCTAAAAATTTAATTTCGTACTCCTCTAAACCTTCAACGTTCTCATATTTAATTTTAAATATTAAATTATCTTCAGATCCGTTGATTTCAATTATTCCTCTATCGATTAAATCCATAATAACTGCTTGGAATCCTTTGTCACTACAGTACCCTACATCGTCATCTTTTCCAAACATTGCATTTACAAACAATGGTGGGAGATCACTTGGTGGCTCTCTCTCATATTCTCCAATATAATCTATTTTTGGTTCACGACCATGCTTTAAATAAGATCTTAATGGAATTATTAAAGAAAGCAGTAAAAGTATTGGGATTATGGTATATAATGTTTCATTGAATTTTATAGAATTTTCATAATCATCCTGAATTTTATGAATTGTTTCATATCCATTTTCATGGACTATCTTTGCATATGGAGTTTCATTTGCAAACTGATTTAATGGAATGATTGATCTTAATTCTAAATACTCTCCACTTTCTAGTTTTCCTGTATTAATTGTTAATATAGATCCATCCCATGTTTCTGATGATTTTAAGAAATAAGGATTAATCCAGTATTCAATTCCTTCTGATGAATTAAACTGAACCATAGCAGTTAATGAATCAACATCAAC from Methanobrevibacter woesei includes the following:
- a CDS encoding DUF2207 domain-containing protein, which encodes MNKRIIGLSIIAILLLSSISVISAADEDRSYSIEKGDIILTVGSLGDLYVSEFYQYKFDGEFNGVYRDIPLKPGESISNINITVDGAYFTYKVLNFNESTTIRVYLYSDEAHTQPIKDTTVTINYNYIHDGVVKIYNDVGELQYKLWGEEWDVDVDSLTAMVQFNSSEGIEYWINPYFLKSSETWDGSILTINTGKLESGEYLELRSIIPLNQFANETPYAKIVHENGYETIHKIQDDYENSIKFNETLYTIIPILLLLSLIIPLRSYLKHGREPKIDYIGEYEREPPSDLPPLFVNAMFGKDDDVGYCSDKGFQAVIMDLIDRGIIEINGSEDNLIFKIKYENVEGLEEYEIKFLAILERYAEEGEVSLKEMTKKLKNRTEADIFEEIYKDTVKSYEKEYVKPELEKYFDNEGHDQITMYALILIVASIIVIIIAMFSSPQVPMTVMARMIALGTVAIGVILLTLNNRYGGKWTKYGREESKKWENFSKFLKDFSLIKEHPPQSVVIWNKYLIYATALGDAKAVEKAMKELSPENYQYNDLYRYNHYHGGRAFSTVMSTASSHSTSGSDGAGGVGGGSGGGGGGAF